A genomic region of Pelodiscus sinensis isolate JC-2024 chromosome 19, ASM4963464v1, whole genome shotgun sequence contains the following coding sequences:
- the FZR1 gene encoding fizzy-related protein homolog isoform X2 codes for MRRTLTPSNSPVSSPSKHGDRFIPSRAGANWSINFHRINENEKSPSQNRKAKDATSDNGKDGLAYSALLKNELLGAGIEKVQDPQTEDRRLQPSTPEKKSLFTYSLSTKRSSPDDGNEVSPYSLSPVSNKSQKLLRSPRKPTRKISKIPFKVLDAPELQDDFYLNLVDWSSLNVLSVGLGTCVYLWSACTSQVTRLCDLSVEGDSVTSVGWSERGNLVAVGTHKGFVQIWDAAAGKKLSMLEGHTARVGALAWNADQLSSGSRDRMILQRDIRTPPLQSERRLQGHRQEVCGLKWSTDHQLLASGGNDNKLLVWNHSSLSPVQQYTEHLAAVKAIAWSPHQHGLLASGGGTADRCIRFWNTLTGQPLQCIDTGSQVCNLAWSKHANELVSTHGYSQNQILVWKYPSLTQVAKLTGHSYRVLYLAMSPDGEAIVTGAGDETLRFWNVFSKTRSTKESVSVLNLFTRIR; via the exons ATGAGACGAACACTGACACCTTCCAACTCTCCAGTGTCCTCCCCCAGTAAACATGGCGACCGTTTCATTCCCTCAAGAGCTGGGGCCAACTGGAGCATTAACTTCCACAGGATAAAT GAAAATGAAAAGTCACCAAGTCAAAACAGAAAAGCAAAGGATGCTACCTCAGACAATGGCAAAG atggccttgcttacTCAGCCTTGCTAAAGAATGAACTGCTGGGAGCAGGGATTGAGAAAGTCCAGGACCCTCAGACAGAGGACAGGAGACTGCAGCCATCCACGCCAGAGAAGAAGAGCCTCTTCACG TATTCCCTCAGCACCAAACGCTCCAGTCCAGATGATGGCAACGAGGTCTCCCCATATTCTCTATCGCCTGTCAGCAACAAAAG TCAGAAATTGCTAAGATCACCTCGAAAACCAACAAGAAAAATCTCCAAGATTCCTTTCAAAGTGCTGGATGCTCCAGAGCTGCAGGATGACTTCTACTTGAACCTTGTGGACTGGTCTTCTCTCAATGTTCTCAGTGTTGGCCTTGGCACCTGTGTTTACCTTTGGAGTGCTTGTACTAGCCAG GTGACCCGGTTGTGTGATCTGTCTGTGGAAGGCGATTCTGTGACATCGGTGGGCTGGTCAGAACGG GGGAACTTGGTAGCAGTGGGCACTCACAAGGGCTTTGTACAGATCTGGGATGCAGCTGCAGGGAAGAAATTGTCCATGCTCGAGGGACACACCGCCAGAGTGG GTGCTTTGGCATGGAACGCAGACCAGCTTTCTTCCGGCAGTCGGGACAGAATGATCCTTCAGAGAGACATCCGGACCCCCCCTCTGCAGTCTGAGCGACGGCTCCAGGGCCACAGGCAGGAGGTGTGTGGCCTgaagtggtccacagaccaccaACTCCTGGCATCGGGCGGAAATGATAACAAG CTCCTTGTGTGGAATCACTCCAGCTTGAGTCCTGTCCAGCAATATACAGAGCACCTAGCTGCTGTGAAAGCTATCGCCTGGTCTCCACACCAGCATGGTCTGCTGGCCTCCGGTGGTGGGACAGCTGACCGCTGCATACGGTTCTGGAACACTCTGACTGGGCAGCCTTTGCAGTGCATTGACACCGGGTCACAAGTGTGCAATCTGGCTTGGTCCAAACATGCCAATGAACTA GTGAGTACCCATGGATACTCGCAAAACCAGATCCTTGTCTGGAAATATCCCTCCTTAACTCAAGTAGCAAAACTAACAGGGCATTCGTACAGAGTCTTATATCTG GCAATGTCTCCTGATGGGGAGGCCATAGTCACGGGGGCAGGAGATGAAACACTGAGGTTCTGGAATGTCTTCAGCAAAACCCGCTCAACAAAG gagTCTGTGTCTGTTCTGAATCTCTTCACCAGGATACGGTAA
- the FZR1 gene encoding fizzy-related protein homolog isoform X1, with the protein MDQDYERRLLRQINIQNENTMPSVVEMRRTLTPSNSPVSSPSKHGDRFIPSRAGANWSINFHRINENEKSPSQNRKAKDATSDNGKDGLAYSALLKNELLGAGIEKVQDPQTEDRRLQPSTPEKKSLFTYSLSTKRSSPDDGNEVSPYSLSPVSNKSQKLLRSPRKPTRKISKIPFKVLDAPELQDDFYLNLVDWSSLNVLSVGLGTCVYLWSACTSQVTRLCDLSVEGDSVTSVGWSERGNLVAVGTHKGFVQIWDAAAGKKLSMLEGHTARVGALAWNADQLSSGSRDRMILQRDIRTPPLQSERRLQGHRQEVCGLKWSTDHQLLASGGNDNKLLVWNHSSLSPVQQYTEHLAAVKAIAWSPHQHGLLASGGGTADRCIRFWNTLTGQPLQCIDTGSQVCNLAWSKHANELVSTHGYSQNQILVWKYPSLTQVAKLTGHSYRVLYLAMSPDGEAIVTGAGDETLRFWNVFSKTRSTKESVSVLNLFTRIR; encoded by the exons GTAGTTGAGATGAGACGAACACTGACACCTTCCAACTCTCCAGTGTCCTCCCCCAGTAAACATGGCGACCGTTTCATTCCCTCAAGAGCTGGGGCCAACTGGAGCATTAACTTCCACAGGATAAAT GAAAATGAAAAGTCACCAAGTCAAAACAGAAAAGCAAAGGATGCTACCTCAGACAATGGCAAAG atggccttgcttacTCAGCCTTGCTAAAGAATGAACTGCTGGGAGCAGGGATTGAGAAAGTCCAGGACCCTCAGACAGAGGACAGGAGACTGCAGCCATCCACGCCAGAGAAGAAGAGCCTCTTCACG TATTCCCTCAGCACCAAACGCTCCAGTCCAGATGATGGCAACGAGGTCTCCCCATATTCTCTATCGCCTGTCAGCAACAAAAG TCAGAAATTGCTAAGATCACCTCGAAAACCAACAAGAAAAATCTCCAAGATTCCTTTCAAAGTGCTGGATGCTCCAGAGCTGCAGGATGACTTCTACTTGAACCTTGTGGACTGGTCTTCTCTCAATGTTCTCAGTGTTGGCCTTGGCACCTGTGTTTACCTTTGGAGTGCTTGTACTAGCCAG GTGACCCGGTTGTGTGATCTGTCTGTGGAAGGCGATTCTGTGACATCGGTGGGCTGGTCAGAACGG GGGAACTTGGTAGCAGTGGGCACTCACAAGGGCTTTGTACAGATCTGGGATGCAGCTGCAGGGAAGAAATTGTCCATGCTCGAGGGACACACCGCCAGAGTGG GTGCTTTGGCATGGAACGCAGACCAGCTTTCTTCCGGCAGTCGGGACAGAATGATCCTTCAGAGAGACATCCGGACCCCCCCTCTGCAGTCTGAGCGACGGCTCCAGGGCCACAGGCAGGAGGTGTGTGGCCTgaagtggtccacagaccaccaACTCCTGGCATCGGGCGGAAATGATAACAAG CTCCTTGTGTGGAATCACTCCAGCTTGAGTCCTGTCCAGCAATATACAGAGCACCTAGCTGCTGTGAAAGCTATCGCCTGGTCTCCACACCAGCATGGTCTGCTGGCCTCCGGTGGTGGGACAGCTGACCGCTGCATACGGTTCTGGAACACTCTGACTGGGCAGCCTTTGCAGTGCATTGACACCGGGTCACAAGTGTGCAATCTGGCTTGGTCCAAACATGCCAATGAACTA GTGAGTACCCATGGATACTCGCAAAACCAGATCCTTGTCTGGAAATATCCCTCCTTAACTCAAGTAGCAAAACTAACAGGGCATTCGTACAGAGTCTTATATCTG GCAATGTCTCCTGATGGGGAGGCCATAGTCACGGGGGCAGGAGATGAAACACTGAGGTTCTGGAATGTCTTCAGCAAAACCCGCTCAACAAAG gagTCTGTGTCTGTTCTGAATCTCTTCACCAGGATACGGTAA